From one Brachypodium distachyon strain Bd21 chromosome 4, Brachypodium_distachyon_v3.0, whole genome shotgun sequence genomic stretch:
- the LOC104584453 gene encoding F-box/LRR-repeat protein 7, with protein sequence MSRSNYLIRGDQRCSSKSQPGHSIYRLKAQSQDLINCLPDDCICDIFRSLDKPKDLKSCATVCWRWADLVLSLASELFKTEKSSLVLKGHDLDDTLLVSNVIDISSRNSVRGLHITRSSTGTAAAGGGPDGHLTDKGVCFVIKAFHNLTSVCLLGCQMITDEGIHHISTRCPMLRSLKIQDCSSITVQSLEALMKQAESLRYLTLGHCPQIPSSAIVSFLILMPGLIDVRLQSMDDVLTQSAGSSEVATTAVSPPIAASKISHELRTLFLDNCAAGYLQELLAQIIAHIQLPLLKCLVIRGSSGRSMNHHDLIRLLGPDTREPGPRSIPFLLLLGPDGGDLSVPENIRRTQVGKLCF encoded by the coding sequence ATGAGTCGATCAAACTATCTGATCAGGGGCGATCAAAGATGCAGCTCGAAGAGTCAACCTGGCCATTCCATATATCGTCTGAAAGCCCAGTCTCAGGATCTGATAAATTGCCTACCAGATGATTGCATATGTGACATATTCAGGTCACTCGATAAGCCAAAAGATTTGAAATCATGTGCTACTGTCTGCTGGAGATGGGCTGATCTCGTGCTGTCTTTGGCGTCAGAACTTTTCAAAACTGAGAAGAGTTCTCTTGTGTTAAAGGGACATGATTTAGACGACACCCTGCTTGTGAGCAATGTCATTGACATTTCCTCTAGGAATTCAGTTCGTGGTCTACACATCACACGGTCGTCAACtggcactgctgctgctggtggtggtccAGATGGACATCTCACTGACAAAGGAGTCTGCTTTGTGATCAAGGCATTTCATAACCTAACGTCAGTTTGTCTGCTGGGCTGCCAGATGATCACCGATGAAGGTATCCATCACATCTCTACAAGATGCCCCATGTTGAGAAGCCTCAAAATCCAGGATTGCTCATCCATCACCGTCCAATCGTTGGAAGCGCTCATGAAACAGGCAGAGAGTCTCAGATATTTAACCTTGGGCCACTGCCCCCAGATCCCGAGCAGCGCCATCGTGTCCTTCTTGATTTTGATGCCTGGTCTCATCGATGTGAGGCTCCAAAGCATGGATGATGTCCTAACACAGAGTGCAGGATCATCAGAGGTGGCAACAACAGCAGTCTCCCCACCAATTGCAGCATCCAAAATAAGCCATGAGTTGCGCACCCTGTTCTTGGACAACTGCGCTGCTGGTTATCTACAAGAATTGCTTGCCCAGATTATTGCTCATATCCAGCTCCCACTACTCAAGTGTCTAGTTATTcggggcagcagcggcagaaGCATGAACCATCATGACCTGATCCGCTTGCTAGGCCCAGACACTCGAGAGCCTGGACCTAGAAGCATTCCGTTTCTCCTCTTACTCGGACCTGATGGAGGTGATCTCTCTGTGCCAGAAAACATTCGTAGAACTCAGGTTGGTAAACTGTGCTTTTGA
- the LOC100832690 gene encoding uncharacterized protein LOC100832690 isoform X1 — protein MSGREVREYTNLTDPKDRKLGKGKDKIDDEDITFQRMVAKMQEVAGERGGYLHGRGALDSDDLLYLKEQMEAEEDAERLLRRTEKRAFAAFKKAAILADSTPAVPVALRVESRPKSGIRQQDLLKNIVGIKPKRPKVLNPSQAAENDQPKQSQEVPVTKIPSSQNQSLDESEKESSHGAVGPVQQPLSKPTEVTDAKPQNVTGSLLGLAYESSDEE, from the exons ATGTCTGGACGTGAAGTCCGTGAGTACACCAATCTCACGGACCCTAAAG ATAGGAAGttggggaaggggaaggacaAGATCGACGATGAGGACATCACCTTTCAGCGCATGGTTGCAAAG ATGCAGGAGGTTGCTGGTGAGCGGGGAGGTTACCTTCATGGACGAGGAG CATTGGACAGTGATGATTTGCTTTACCTCAAAGAGCAAATGGAGGCTGAGGAAGATGCAGAGCGCCTTCTTCGCCGTACTGAGAAGCGGGCTTTTGCCGCTTTTAAG AAAGCAGCAATTTTAGCTGATTCCACACCTGCAGTTCCCGTAGCCCTTCGTGTCGAGTCTAGACCGAAAAGTGGTATAAG GCAACAGGATCTCTTGAAGAACATTGTTGGGATAAAACCAAAGCGACCAAAAGTTCTCAACCCTTCGCAAGCTGCGGAGAACGATCAACCTAAGCAGAGCCAAGAAGTTCCTGTCACCAAAATCCCTTCCTCGCAAAACCAATCACTTGATGAGAGTGAGAAAGAATCATCTCATGGGGCAGTCGGTCCTGTGCAGCAGCCTTTGTCAAAACCAACTGAAGTAACAGACGCCAAGCCACAGAACGTAACTGGAAGCCTACTCGGTCTGGCCTATGAGAGCTCGGATGAAGAATAA
- the LOC100832690 gene encoding uncharacterized protein LOC100832690 isoform X2 yields MQEVAGERGGYLHGRGALDSDDLLYLKEQMEAEEDAERLLRRTEKRAFAAFKKAAILADSTPAVPVALRVESRPKSGIRQQDLLKNIVGIKPKRPKVLNPSQAAENDQPKQSQEVPVTKIPSSQNQSLDESEKESSHGAVGPVQQPLSKPTEVTDAKPQNVTGSLLGLAYESSDEE; encoded by the exons ATGCAGGAGGTTGCTGGTGAGCGGGGAGGTTACCTTCATGGACGAGGAG CATTGGACAGTGATGATTTGCTTTACCTCAAAGAGCAAATGGAGGCTGAGGAAGATGCAGAGCGCCTTCTTCGCCGTACTGAGAAGCGGGCTTTTGCCGCTTTTAAG AAAGCAGCAATTTTAGCTGATTCCACACCTGCAGTTCCCGTAGCCCTTCGTGTCGAGTCTAGACCGAAAAGTGGTATAAG GCAACAGGATCTCTTGAAGAACATTGTTGGGATAAAACCAAAGCGACCAAAAGTTCTCAACCCTTCGCAAGCTGCGGAGAACGATCAACCTAAGCAGAGCCAAGAAGTTCCTGTCACCAAAATCCCTTCCTCGCAAAACCAATCACTTGATGAGAGTGAGAAAGAATCATCTCATGGGGCAGTCGGTCCTGTGCAGCAGCCTTTGTCAAAACCAACTGAAGTAACAGACGCCAAGCCACAGAACGTAACTGGAAGCCTACTCGGTCTGGCCTATGAGAGCTCGGATGAAGAATAA